From a single Lusitaniella coriacea LEGE 07157 genomic region:
- a CDS encoding adenine phosphoribosyltransferase has protein sequence MDIKSLVRDIPDFPKPGILFRDITTLLRHPQGLRYTLDSLHQKCEAEGFNPDYIVGMESRGFLFAPALAYQLQAGFVPVRKPGKLPSSVHRVEYDLEYGSDALEVHQDAFGLGDRVLIVDDLLATGGTAKATAALVEQAGAEVLGFAFIIELRDLSGRTLLPEVPIVTLIEY, from the coding sequence ATGGATATTAAGTCTCTCGTTCGCGACATACCGGATTTTCCGAAGCCGGGAATCCTTTTCCGGGATATTACGACCCTTCTGCGCCATCCCCAAGGACTGCGCTATACCCTTGATAGTTTGCATCAAAAGTGCGAAGCCGAAGGGTTTAATCCAGATTATATTGTCGGTATGGAATCTAGAGGCTTTTTATTTGCCCCAGCTCTAGCCTATCAACTCCAAGCTGGCTTTGTCCCGGTGCGAAAACCCGGAAAGCTCCCTTCCTCGGTTCATCGGGTTGAATATGACCTTGAATATGGTTCGGATGCCCTGGAGGTTCATCAGGATGCTTTTGGTTTGGGCGATCGCGTTTTGATTGTCGATGACCTGCTCGCGACTGGAGGCACGGCGAAAGCAACGGCGGCGTTAGTGGAGCAAGCGGGCGCTGAGGTTTTGGGTTTTGCTTTTATCATTGAGTTAAGGGATTTGAGCGGGCGCACGCTGCTGCCGGAGGTTCCCATTGTTACCCTAATTGAATATTAA
- a CDS encoding DUF3038 domain-containing protein produces the protein MNDSVSVMPNQSSSVPSAPLVLDNLPDPPMLDRGCSLRMKQRIDLILLALEALELGGSEEMLATARELGLNQIVKNRVILWRLRCMNPWRRAHVRSAMTLSEAKALVIIASYRSRQLTVPIRQLLLAEQQIREKGLPLEQHFRLSEYLERFRAHFRSRMNPRRARVTAYNSDDRELNELALSLLGQLLFCTGTSGMQRFWIGLFDGEVA, from the coding sequence ATGAATGATTCTGTGAGCGTAATGCCCAATCAAAGTTCTTCTGTCCCATCAGCCCCCCTGGTGTTGGACAACTTACCCGACCCTCCCATGTTAGACCGGGGGTGTTCGCTACGGATGAAACAACGCATCGATTTGATTCTCCTTGCCCTTGAAGCTTTGGAACTCGGCGGTTCGGAGGAGATGTTAGCCACTGCTAGAGAACTCGGATTAAATCAGATCGTGAAAAACCGAGTGATCCTTTGGCGTTTGCGGTGTATGAATCCTTGGCGGCGCGCTCACGTTCGCAGCGCGATGACCCTATCAGAAGCCAAGGCGTTAGTGATTATCGCCAGCTATCGATCGCGACAGCTTACGGTTCCCATTCGGCAATTGCTCTTAGCCGAGCAGCAAATTCGCGAAAAAGGTTTGCCCCTCGAACAGCACTTTCGCCTCTCAGAATATCTCGAACGATTCCGAGCGCACTTCCGCAGCCGCATGAATCCTCGTAGAGCGAGAGTCACAGCCTATAACTCTGACGATCGCGAATTAAACGAATTAGCACTGTCGCTTCTGGGTCAATTACTCTTTTGTACCGGAACTAGCGGAATGCAGCGATTTTGGATCGGTTTATTTGATGGAGAGGTGGCATGA
- a CDS encoding DUF4335 domain-containing protein yields MTTIRRQYSLPNCQLIVEGLIDSQAEDSMTSGRPLVSILVNAECAFANSEKRLMGGRDFLESLVKAASAYAQEFLSGVRHPLAHHLNSNIIGFARVEDRNLHRLIWHPETEQNNAGTPSEAVEIDLTTVQLFDLVEAVDQLLADRRTLPDFSLHLEPVSRRYRKADVPVARRVAPVALGASSVALLGALFLALPVPKVEEPPRREETAQTDPADGDATPTEPPLAIPESPIAQESPSPQESPSPETLSPEEIKALVASAPQVSDPTVLKYLARNLYQQIDGAWEDRGTIDRDLQYRVSVTPGGLIVNYEAVQPTSQDAAEQTPLPKLRYNTLDENAEIADFRVVFTDNEVLQVSPWDGYQGTATLGEEITDRATLSALTQPLRNRILDAQSDEPTYDRALVFRVGVTEEGAIADYEAKNQAALDFVERTPLPDLVKPEAAGIEPGKNLIPQEPLAQFQVIFKPSGALEVGPLDNRYR; encoded by the coding sequence ATGACAACAATTCGCCGTCAATACAGTTTGCCCAATTGCCAGTTAATTGTTGAAGGATTAATCGACAGCCAAGCCGAGGATAGCATGACCTCCGGGCGACCTTTGGTATCGATTTTGGTCAATGCAGAATGCGCCTTTGCCAATTCCGAGAAGCGCTTGATGGGGGGACGAGATTTTCTCGAAAGTTTGGTGAAGGCAGCGAGTGCCTACGCTCAAGAATTTTTAAGCGGGGTGCGCCACCCTCTTGCCCATCACCTCAACTCTAATATTATTGGTTTTGCTAGGGTGGAAGACCGCAATCTTCATCGCTTGATCTGGCATCCCGAAACCGAACAAAATAACGCTGGAACGCCCTCAGAAGCGGTGGAAATCGATCTGACGACAGTTCAGCTATTTGACTTGGTTGAAGCAGTGGATCAGCTTCTCGCCGACCGCAGAACGCTGCCGGATTTTTCTCTGCATCTCGAACCCGTGAGTCGGCGCTATCGCAAGGCGGATGTTCCCGTGGCTCGGCGAGTGGCTCCCGTGGCGCTGGGGGCGAGTAGCGTGGCACTTTTGGGGGCATTGTTTTTGGCGCTGCCGGTTCCCAAGGTGGAAGAACCCCCGCGTCGGGAGGAAACCGCCCAAACCGATCCGGCGGATGGGGATGCAACTCCAACTGAGCCGCCCCTAGCAATTCCGGAAAGTCCCATCGCCCAGGAGAGTCCTTCGCCCCAAGAGAGTCCTTCTCCTGAAACCCTTTCCCCAGAAGAAATTAAGGCACTGGTTGCTTCTGCACCCCAAGTGAGCGATCCGACAGTGCTGAAATATTTGGCGCGCAATCTTTACCAGCAGATTGATGGTGCTTGGGAAGATCGCGGAACGATCGATCGCGATTTGCAATATCGCGTTTCAGTGACTCCAGGGGGGTTGATTGTGAATTACGAGGCGGTTCAACCCACATCTCAAGATGCGGCAGAACAAACTCCTTTGCCCAAATTGCGCTACAACACCCTCGATGAAAACGCGGAAATTGCCGATTTTCGTGTGGTCTTTACGGATAATGAGGTGCTTCAGGTAAGTCCTTGGGATGGGTATCAAGGTACGGCAACCCTGGGCGAAGAAATTACCGATCGCGCGACCCTAAGCGCTTTAACGCAACCCCTGCGCAACCGCATCCTAGACGCTCAATCAGACGAACCCACCTACGACAGGGCGTTAGTCTTTCGAGTGGGAGTAACCGAAGAGGGCGCGATCGCGGATTATGAAGCGAAAAACCAAGCGGCTTTAGATTTTGTCGAGCGCACGCCCTTACCAGATTTAGTCAAGCCCGAAGCCGCAGGAATCGAACCGGGAAAAAATCTGATTCCCCAAGAACCCCTCGCTCAGTTCCAGGTCATTTTTAAACCCAGTGGCGCTCTCGAAGTGGGTCCCCTTGACAATCGCTACCGCTAA
- a CDS encoding ABC transporter permease: protein MTSTPSTSLRDRANGFKALISSEVLAYILKRIAQGLLTLFLASILCFAIINLTPGDYLSQFRLNPQVSQERIEEMAKQFGLFGKPPSPFSFDSWGEFWGAWLPWLKWLFPGYWRWFVQVVTQANFGNSFIYSRSVSSLLIERIPNTLLIAISSIIVTWAIAIPLGIVGAVKQNQLTDRVLRVLSYFGQGFPSFITALLLLIVAQNTSPLFPVGGMTSINHDALSPLGKILDVAWHMILPTIALSITSFAGLQRLMRGELLDVLRQDYIQTARAKGLPENKVIYVHALRNAINPLITILGFEFASLLSGAFITEFFFNWPGLGRLILDAVLKLDLYLVLGSLMMGATMLMIGNLLADLLLTAVDPRIKLENLK from the coding sequence ATGACATCCACCCCATCCACTTCATTGCGCGATCGCGCCAATGGGTTCAAAGCGCTCATTAGCAGCGAGGTTCTTGCCTACATCCTCAAACGTATCGCCCAGGGTTTATTAACCCTATTCCTCGCTTCAATCCTGTGCTTTGCAATCATCAACCTCACTCCCGGCGACTATCTCTCCCAATTTCGCCTCAATCCTCAAGTCTCTCAAGAACGAATTGAGGAAATGGCGAAGCAGTTTGGGTTGTTTGGAAAACCCCCTTCCCCCTTCTCCTTTGACTCTTGGGGAGAGTTTTGGGGTGCTTGGTTGCCCTGGTTGAAATGGCTATTCCCCGGCTATTGGCGGTGGTTTGTCCAAGTCGTCACTCAAGCCAACTTTGGTAACAGTTTTATCTATTCTCGCTCTGTTTCCTCACTCCTAATCGAGCGCATTCCCAACACCCTCTTAATCGCAATTTCCTCCATCATTGTCACCTGGGCGATCGCGATTCCCTTGGGAATTGTGGGTGCAGTCAAACAAAACCAGCTCACAGACCGCGTTTTGCGCGTTCTCAGCTACTTCGGACAAGGATTCCCCAGTTTTATCACCGCACTGCTCTTACTCATCGTCGCTCAAAACACATCGCCCCTCTTCCCCGTCGGCGGGATGACCAGTATTAACCACGATGCCTTGTCTCCTTTAGGAAAAATCCTCGATGTCGCTTGGCACATGATTCTTCCCACCATCGCCCTCAGTATTACCAGTTTTGCGGGGTTGCAACGCCTGATGCGCGGAGAACTCCTCGATGTTTTGCGCCAGGACTACATTCAAACCGCTCGCGCCAAAGGACTTCCAGAAAATAAAGTCATTTACGTCCACGCTTTGCGCAATGCCATTAATCCCTTAATTACGATTCTCGGTTTTGAATTTGCCAGCTTACTCAGTGGTGCTTTTATTACCGAATTCTTCTTTAATTGGCCCGGTTTGGGACGCTTAATTTTAGATGCGGTGCTGAAACTGGATTTGTATTTGGTTCTGGGAAGCTTGATGATGGGAGCAACAATGCTGATGATTGGTAATTTGCTTGCGGATTTACTTCTAACTGCCGTCGATCCTCGCATTAAGCTAGAGAATTTGAAATAA
- the modA gene encoding molybdate ABC transporter substrate-binding protein, protein MKNFEFSRVKIMSNGRIAMFAIGFLSFCFVSWGCAQSSNPTVNLTISSAASLKNALETLQPLYQTEHPNIKIAYNFASSGSLQRQIEQGAPVDIFISAATQQMDSLETKGLLKEGTRQDLLGNRIVLIVPRDRNDIQSFQDLISSRIKTIAIGEPESVPAGQYAREILLSLGIFDTIRSKTIYGKDVRQVLNYVATENTDGGIVYQTDARTSNQVEIVAIAAEKFHSPIIYPIAVLQSSNHPEVAKEFIAFLSSPQVQEIFERYSFQAIGQ, encoded by the coding sequence ATGAAAAATTTCGAGTTCTCTCGCGTGAAAATAATGAGCAACGGGCGAATTGCGATGTTTGCAATCGGTTTTTTAAGTTTCTGCTTCGTTTCGTGGGGATGCGCTCAATCTTCAAACCCAACCGTAAACTTAACTATTTCTAGCGCTGCAAGTCTCAAAAATGCACTCGAAACGCTTCAACCGCTCTATCAAACAGAGCATCCCAACATAAAGATTGCCTACAATTTTGCCTCTTCGGGTTCCTTGCAACGGCAAATCGAACAAGGCGCACCTGTCGATATTTTTATCTCTGCGGCAACGCAACAAATGGATAGTCTTGAAACAAAAGGATTGTTGAAAGAAGGGACGCGCCAAGACTTATTGGGAAATAGAATAGTTTTGATTGTGCCGCGCGATCGAAATGATATTCAATCTTTTCAGGATTTAATAAGTTCTAGAATTAAGACTATTGCCATCGGAGAACCAGAAAGCGTTCCGGCGGGACAATACGCACGCGAAATATTACTATCTTTAGGAATTTTCGATACAATTCGTTCTAAAACTATTTACGGCAAAGATGTGCGTCAGGTTTTAAATTATGTGGCGACAGAAAACACAGATGGGGGAATTGTTTATCAGACTGATGCTCGAACTTCAAATCAAGTTGAAATTGTCGCTATTGCCGCAGAAAAATTTCATTCCCCTATTATTTATCCAATTGCCGTTCTTCAGAGCAGTAATCACCCCGAAGTGGCAAAAGAATTTATCGCATTTCTTTCAAGTCCCCAGGTACAGGAAATCTTTGAGCGGTATAGCTTTCAAGCGATAGGACAATAG
- a CDS encoding Uma2 family endonuclease, with the protein MIQIQPKKLTFEEYLKYEDGTDNRYELIEGELVPLPPESGLNSAIANYLFFVLVSTGIPLPLVHPHSCEVQVPILQPGDAANRYPDLVVLREEHWGLTQTRLTITLDMLPPQLVVEVVSPGKVNRENGYIHKRAQYAARGIPEYWIVDRQERVVVILNLNSESGQYIETEFRERNILNSLAFPNLELTAQQVLNVGES; encoded by the coding sequence ATGATCCAAATCCAACCGAAAAAACTAACTTTTGAGGAATATCTCAAATATGAAGATGGGACTGACAATCGCTACGAACTGATTGAGGGAGAATTAGTACCATTGCCACCAGAATCAGGGTTGAATTCCGCGATCGCGAACTATCTATTTTTTGTTTTGGTTAGCACGGGGATTCCCCTCCCTCTGGTTCACCCACACTCCTGCGAGGTACAAGTCCCAATTCTTCAACCAGGAGATGCTGCGAATCGCTACCCAGACTTAGTGGTTTTGCGAGAGGAGCATTGGGGATTAACTCAAACTCGATTGACCATCACCCTCGATATGCTCCCACCTCAATTGGTTGTTGAGGTCGTAAGTCCCGGAAAAGTCAATCGAGAAAATGGTTATATCCATAAACGCGCTCAGTATGCGGCACGGGGTATTCCAGAATATTGGATCGTCGATCGTCAAGAACGAGTTGTTGTTATTCTGAATCTAAATTCAGAGTCGGGTCAGTATATTGAAACTGAGTTTAGAGAGCGCAATATCCTCAATTCTCTAGCCTTCCCGAACTTGGAATTAACAGCGCAACAAGTTCTTAATGTCGGTGAGTCTTAA
- a CDS encoding KH domain-containing protein, protein MPESPVPSSPSSAKSPDYTSLVRLLIEPLLESPGSLKINCEQANQSKRVWIRVAFEGAEQGRVFGRGGRNIQAIRRLLDVAAKEANQSVYLDIYGSQDRHRQDDRRDRGSDDKRRSRKPRSRNFSPPKPVGKSRS, encoded by the coding sequence ATGCCTGAATCACCAGTCCCGTCTTCCCCTTCTTCTGCGAAAAGCCCCGACTATACCAGTTTAGTCCGGTTGCTCATTGAACCCCTGTTAGAGTCTCCAGGGTCTTTGAAGATCAATTGCGAACAAGCCAATCAAAGCAAGCGGGTGTGGATTCGGGTTGCCTTCGAAGGAGCAGAACAGGGACGGGTATTCGGTCGCGGGGGACGCAATATCCAAGCCATTCGCAGGCTATTAGATGTCGCTGCGAAAGAGGCAAATCAATCTGTCTATTTGGATATTTATGGCAGTCAGGATCGCCACCGCCAAGACGATCGGCGCGATCGCGGATCCGATGACAAGCGCCGAAGTAGAAAGCCCCGTTCTCGGAATTTTTCTCCCCCTAAACCTGTTGGAAAATCTCGTTCGTGA
- a CDS encoding PhoH family protein: MTETSHVIQLPSIQSAIAIAGEREENLKFLSKRTGVTVVLRGQDLTFYGQAKAIERCKQVVRSLKPYWKEGKALTQADFLTAFHALDTGRTDEYQDLQQHILARTRRGEQIRAKTFRQRQYIQAIQRHDITFCIGPAGTGKTFLAAVLAVQALLNDEYERLILTRPAVEAGEKLGFLPGDLQQKVNPFLRPLYDALYQFIDPEKIPDLMERGKIEIAPIAYMRGRTLDRAFIIVDEAQNTTPAQLKMLLTRLGFHSRMVVTGDITQTDLPSERDSGLVVARKILKSVDGIAFCQLTAADVVRHPLVQKIVAAYEKYGQSS; this comes from the coding sequence GTGACCGAAACCTCTCACGTCATTCAACTCCCCAGCATACAGAGCGCGATCGCGATCGCGGGAGAAAGAGAAGAAAATCTGAAATTTCTTTCCAAGCGCACTGGCGTGACAGTAGTACTTCGGGGTCAAGACCTCACCTTCTACGGTCAAGCCAAAGCCATCGAGCGCTGCAAGCAAGTCGTGCGCTCCCTGAAGCCCTACTGGAAGGAAGGAAAAGCTCTCACCCAAGCGGACTTTCTCACCGCCTTTCACGCCCTCGACACCGGACGCACCGACGAATATCAAGACCTGCAACAACACATCCTCGCACGCACTCGTCGCGGGGAACAGATTCGCGCCAAAACTTTTCGCCAACGCCAATACATTCAAGCCATTCAACGCCACGACATCACCTTCTGCATTGGCCCTGCGGGAACGGGAAAAACCTTCCTCGCGGCGGTATTAGCGGTTCAAGCGCTGCTCAACGACGAATACGAACGCTTGATCCTAACCCGTCCGGCGGTGGAAGCGGGCGAGAAATTGGGTTTTTTACCCGGAGATTTGCAACAAAAAGTCAATCCCTTTCTCCGTCCCCTCTACGATGCGCTATACCAGTTTATCGATCCCGAAAAAATTCCCGATTTGATGGAACGGGGCAAAATTGAAATTGCTCCCATTGCTTATATGCGAGGGCGAACCCTCGATCGCGCGTTTATCATTGTGGATGAAGCCCAAAACACCACCCCAGCGCAACTTAAAATGCTCCTCACTCGCCTCGGATTTCACTCGCGCATGGTGGTCACCGGAGACATTACCCAAACCGATTTACCCTCCGAACGGGATTCTGGGTTAGTCGTCGCGCGGAAAATTTTGAAATCCGTTGACGGGATTGCCTTTTGCCAATTGACCGCCGCCGATGTCGTGCGCCATCCCCTCGTACAGAAAATTGTCGCCGCTTACGAGAAATACGGGCAATCTTCTTAA
- the rpsP gene encoding 30S ribosomal protein S16 — MIKLRLKRYGKKREVSYRIVAMDSRTRRDGRPLEELGFYNPRTDETRLNVPGIVKRLQQGAQPTDTVRDILKKAQVFEQVNA, encoded by the coding sequence ATGATCAAATTGCGCCTGAAGCGATACGGTAAAAAAAGAGAAGTGAGCTATCGGATTGTGGCGATGGACAGTCGCACCCGTCGAGACGGTCGTCCCCTTGAGGAATTAGGGTTCTATAACCCCAGAACCGATGAAACCCGCCTCAATGTTCCTGGCATTGTGAAACGGCTCCAACAGGGCGCACAACCCACGGATACCGTGCGCGATATTCTCAAGAAAGCTCAAGTTTTTGAACAAGTCAATGCCTGA
- a CDS encoding DUF1822 family protein, translating to MNRLTDIASEFEVLPPEAIALTSAQIDRAMQLAQPIERDTQQWQVYLNSLSAFAFEQWVREWASDLKFDLQSCSLFQSPYSAILGAVSSVAVGDFQLCLLPMGCLRNRQVSLPRAVIELPQFIAHFYVAVEVMEELNMALIRGFIPYDRLQSYLEATPLGAEADWTYSLPLNWLEPNPNDLLLHLRCLQSYALPTPSSLPTLSLSTIQAQLSPLLLQLQSPDLELWEVLSWEEVRPLFSCPDAIAWLLAPSQLPTAHPTLTQLAVNVGLWLRDEMDELTEQLAWVLLPAFDLEAPGLRSPIQELHGLLQQLTTEGRSIPRVARSAYLDFTLGEQSLRLYVVTWSFITQNEMPVWTLLLILGAPPNAKQPIGIKLLVEDRERVLVEQTLEDNARERYLYAQVGGTLEEAFMVTAIADREESITFPPFVFQPETNPRLPKTEA from the coding sequence ATGAACCGTCTTACCGATATTGCTTCAGAGTTTGAAGTCTTACCCCCAGAAGCAATTGCCCTTACCTCAGCACAGATCGATCGCGCGATGCAACTCGCTCAACCCATCGAACGAGATACACAGCAATGGCAAGTCTATCTCAACAGCCTGAGCGCATTCGCCTTTGAGCAGTGGGTTCGAGAATGGGCAAGCGATCTTAAATTTGACCTCCAAAGTTGTTCTCTTTTTCAGTCTCCTTACTCAGCGATTTTGGGTGCAGTCAGTTCTGTTGCAGTGGGAGATTTTCAACTGTGTCTCTTGCCAATGGGGTGTTTGAGAAATCGACAAGTTTCTCTACCGAGAGCAGTGATAGAATTGCCTCAATTTATCGCGCATTTTTATGTGGCGGTGGAGGTGATGGAAGAGTTAAATATGGCGCTAATTCGCGGTTTTATTCCCTACGATCGCTTGCAATCTTATCTCGAAGCAACTCCTTTAGGGGCAGAAGCCGATTGGACGTATTCACTTCCCCTGAATTGGTTGGAACCCAATCCCAACGATTTGCTCCTCCATTTACGATGTTTGCAATCCTACGCACTACCCACCCCTTCATCCCTTCCCACGCTTTCTCTCTCAACGATTCAAGCTCAACTTTCTCCGCTTCTGCTGCAACTGCAATCGCCGGATTTGGAGTTGTGGGAGGTTCTAAGCTGGGAGGAGGTACGACCTCTCTTTTCTTGTCCGGACGCGATCGCGTGGCTTCTCGCGCCCTCCCAACTACCCACAGCACATCCCACCCTGACTCAGTTAGCCGTTAACGTTGGGTTGTGGTTGCGGGATGAAATGGACGAATTAACAGAGCAATTGGCTTGGGTTTTGTTACCCGCTTTCGATCTCGAAGCGCCAGGATTGCGTTCTCCTATCCAGGAATTACACGGTTTGCTGCAACAATTAACAACAGAGGGGCGTTCGATTCCCCGCGTGGCGCGCAGTGCCTATTTAGACTTTACCCTAGGGGAGCAATCCCTACGACTGTATGTCGTCACTTGGTCGTTTATTACTCAAAATGAGATGCCCGTTTGGACGCTGTTATTAATTTTGGGCGCGCCGCCGAACGCCAAGCAACCCATCGGTATTAAACTCCTTGTGGAAGATCGGGAGCGAGTTTTAGTGGAACAAACCCTCGAAGACAATGCACGGGAGCGGTATTTGTACGCTCAAGTGGGGGGAACATTAGAAGAAGCATTTATGGTAACCGCGATCGCGGATCGAGAAGAATCCATCACCTTTCCCCCCTTCGTGTTTCAGCCAGAAACGAATCCTCGCCTCCCAAAAACCGAAGCATGA